A genomic segment from Streptomyces sp. NBC_01233 encodes:
- a CDS encoding SAV_915 family protein, with protein sequence MCLFQYADDPEPEEQVPAGPLYVPVRPGTAEVVLRMFRTPLGRRTAVGFTRPDLLAATLGAGQPWIRLSESALRALAAPLGTYLLTIDPALSAPAVTPVPATATPTASAEAAVRAR encoded by the coding sequence ATGTGCCTGTTCCAGTACGCCGACGATCCCGAGCCCGAGGAACAGGTCCCGGCCGGACCCCTCTACGTGCCCGTCCGGCCGGGAACCGCGGAGGTGGTGCTCCGGATGTTCCGCACCCCGCTGGGCCGACGCACCGCCGTCGGGTTCACCCGTCCGGACCTGCTGGCCGCGACGCTCGGCGCCGGCCAGCCGTGGATCCGGCTCTCCGAGTCCGCGCTCCGGGCGCTGGCCGCTCCGCTCGGCACGTACCTGCTGACGATCGACCCGGCCCTCTCGGCTCCCGCCGTCACCCCGGTGCCGGCGACCGCGACCCCGACCGCGTCCGCCGAGGCCGCGGTCCGTGCCCGGTGA
- the lysA gene encoding diaminopimelate decarboxylase, with product MTTAELRAVPGVADDLSVWPASTTRLAHGGLAVGGVSLAEIAERFDTPAYVLDEGEVRGRCRRYRDAFPEAHVLYAAKAFLSRAVVRWVDEEGLGLDVCSAGELELAVTAGFPPERMVLHGNAKPPHDIEAALRLGVGRIVIDSPSEIARLAAAVGPGGHQKVMVRVVPGVSAGGHEKIRTGTDDQKFGLSPVDGSAQEAIGRILGQPQLELVGLHCHIGSQIAEVEPYVAAVRRMVGLMARIRDGHRVTLRELDVGGGHGVAYRPGEAALDPTALARGLRTELVAACAAAGLPVPRLAIEPGRAIVGPAGVALYRVLAVKHTGARLFVAVDGGMSDNPRPALYGVRYAPRLIGRASAADSRTATVVGRHCEAGDVLAADVPLPADVRPGDLLAVPVAGAYQLSMASGYNLVGRPPVVSVHEGRARLLVWRETLDDLRSRDVGG from the coding sequence GTGACCACCGCCGAACTCCGCGCGGTTCCCGGCGTCGCGGACGACCTGTCCGTCTGGCCCGCCTCCACGACCCGCCTGGCACACGGCGGCCTGGCCGTCGGCGGGGTGTCGCTGGCGGAGATCGCCGAGCGGTTCGACACCCCGGCCTACGTGCTGGACGAGGGCGAGGTGCGCGGGCGCTGCCGCCGCTACCGGGACGCCTTCCCCGAGGCCCACGTCCTGTACGCGGCCAAGGCCTTCCTGTCCCGGGCCGTGGTGCGCTGGGTCGACGAGGAGGGCCTCGGACTGGACGTGTGCTCCGCGGGCGAGCTCGAACTGGCCGTCACCGCCGGCTTCCCTCCCGAGCGGATGGTGCTGCACGGCAACGCCAAACCGCCCCACGACATCGAGGCCGCGCTGCGGCTCGGCGTCGGCCGCATCGTCATCGACAGCCCTTCCGAGATCGCGCGGCTGGCCGCGGCCGTGGGCCCGGGCGGCCACCAGAAGGTCATGGTGCGCGTGGTCCCGGGCGTCTCGGCCGGCGGCCACGAGAAGATCCGTACCGGTACGGACGACCAGAAGTTCGGCCTCTCGCCGGTCGACGGCTCGGCCCAGGAGGCGATCGGCCGCATCCTCGGCCAGCCGCAGCTCGAACTCGTCGGCCTGCACTGTCACATCGGCTCGCAGATCGCCGAGGTCGAGCCGTACGTGGCCGCCGTGCGCCGCATGGTGGGCCTGATGGCCCGGATCCGGGACGGCCACCGCGTCACGCTCCGCGAGCTGGACGTGGGCGGCGGGCACGGGGTCGCCTACCGGCCCGGCGAAGCCGCCCTCGACCCCACCGCCCTCGCGCGCGGGCTCCGTACGGAACTGGTCGCGGCCTGCGCGGCCGCGGGGCTGCCCGTGCCCCGTCTGGCCATCGAGCCCGGGCGCGCGATCGTGGGCCCGGCAGGGGTGGCGCTCTACCGGGTGCTGGCCGTCAAGCACACCGGGGCGCGGCTGTTCGTGGCCGTGGACGGCGGCATGAGCGACAACCCGCGGCCGGCCCTGTACGGGGTCCGCTACGCGCCCCGCCTCATCGGCCGCGCCTCGGCGGCGGATTCCCGTACGGCCACGGTCGTCGGCCGCCACTGCGAGGCGGGGGACGTCCTGGCCGCGGACGTGCCGCTGCCGGCCGATGTACGGCCGGGCGACCTGCTCGCGGTGCCGGTGGCGGGCGCCTATCAGCTGTCCATGGCCTCGGGCTACAACCTCGTGGGCCGCCCGCCGGTGGTCTCGGTCCACGAGGGCC
- a CDS encoding DUF1772 domain-containing protein: MLDTLEIVTTVVVGLMVGVEFSVAFIMNRILDALPEESGQLGHAHGGRMLGTLMPFWYMGSLVLSAIWAVAGWHHPGAGLVVTAAGLLILSVVMSILLLVPINNRNKTWTPENRPADWKEQLHRWNRYHYIRVAVIVAAFTLLVAALA; the protein is encoded by the coding sequence ACACTCGAGATCGTCACCACCGTCGTCGTCGGCCTGATGGTGGGGGTGGAGTTCTCCGTCGCCTTCATCATGAACCGGATCCTGGACGCACTTCCCGAGGAGAGCGGCCAGCTCGGCCACGCCCACGGCGGCCGGATGCTCGGCACCCTGATGCCGTTCTGGTACATGGGCTCGCTCGTCCTCAGCGCGATCTGGGCCGTCGCCGGATGGCACCACCCTGGCGCCGGCCTCGTCGTCACCGCCGCCGGACTGCTGATCCTCAGCGTGGTCATGTCGATCCTCCTGCTCGTCCCGATCAACAACCGAAACAAGACCTGGACCCCCGAGAACCGGCCCGCCGACTGGAAGGAGCAGCTGCACCGCTGGAACCGCTACCACTACATCCGCGTCGCCGTCATCGTCGCCGCGTTCACCCTGCTGGTCGCCGCCCTCGCCTGA
- a CDS encoding serine/threonine-protein kinase: MAESRLIQGRYRSLDLIGRGGMGEVWRARDESLGRQVAVKCLKPIGAEQDAHFTQVLRERFRREARVAASLQHRGVTVVHDFGDDSAAGGPLYLVMELLEGRNLSQLLEDNETRPLPVDVVVDIAEQMAAALGYTHDQGVVHRDLKPANIMRLTDGTVKICDFGIARLAHDIGFTAKLTGGGMAMGTPHYMSPEQIAGGEVDHRSDLYSLGCVLYEIATGAPPFDLGDSWSVLVGHRDTPPVPLREHRPELPVSFERVVLDLLAKRPEDRPGDARHVHRRLVEARLGPGGLPGAQAPLPAWARGMTAGRKAGIDARPASGEWAVLTGSWTAARPSGEQPVARASGEHPAFRPSDGQPAVGPAVPIVRPEPAEDPRLTAAYGLPRGAGSRETGSDALAAGHARAYALSRAGRPEEALAVYAAVADGRARELGPDHADTLAARQETAYELGRLGRHQEAHDTYRAVLVARERTTGPLHPDTLRCRHNLACALGALGRFADAHATAAAVAADRAAVLGPEHADTLLTRYEAAYALGRLERWQEALAGFREVAAVRERVLGRDHPDTLAARYEVGIALGRTGSSARALDLFRALVRDRTRAYGAADPETLRARHVLGVNLGRLERWEEAVAEARQVGAVRAEVLGAEHPDTLVSRRELAVGLGRLGRWEEALPIYRDLSGIRERSLGDEHPDTALAHADEAHCLERLGQVCYQEP; the protein is encoded by the coding sequence ATGGCGGAGTCCAGACTGATCCAGGGCCGGTACCGGTCGCTCGATCTGATCGGGCGCGGCGGCATGGGCGAGGTGTGGCGCGCCCGCGACGAATCGCTGGGCCGGCAGGTCGCCGTGAAGTGCCTCAAGCCGATCGGCGCCGAGCAGGACGCCCACTTCACCCAGGTGCTGCGCGAGCGGTTCCGGCGCGAGGCACGCGTGGCCGCCTCCCTCCAGCACCGCGGTGTCACGGTCGTCCACGACTTCGGCGACGACAGCGCCGCGGGCGGTCCCCTCTACCTGGTCATGGAGCTCCTCGAAGGCCGCAACCTCAGCCAGCTCCTGGAGGACAACGAGACCCGCCCGCTCCCCGTGGACGTGGTCGTCGACATCGCCGAGCAGATGGCCGCCGCCCTCGGCTACACCCACGACCAGGGCGTCGTGCACCGTGACCTGAAGCCGGCCAACATCATGCGGCTCACCGACGGCACCGTGAAGATCTGCGACTTCGGCATCGCCCGCCTCGCCCACGACATCGGGTTCACGGCCAAGCTGACCGGCGGCGGCATGGCCATGGGCACCCCGCACTACATGTCGCCCGAGCAGATCGCCGGCGGTGAGGTGGACCACCGCAGCGACCTCTACTCCCTCGGCTGCGTCCTCTACGAGATTGCCACCGGAGCCCCGCCCTTCGACCTCGGCGACTCCTGGTCGGTGCTGGTCGGCCACCGCGACACCCCGCCCGTGCCGCTGCGCGAGCACCGCCCCGAACTGCCCGTCTCCTTCGAGCGGGTGGTTCTGGACCTGCTCGCCAAGCGCCCCGAGGACCGGCCCGGCGACGCCCGCCACGTGCACCGCCGGCTCGTCGAGGCCCGGCTGGGACCGGGCGGGCTGCCCGGCGCCCAGGCCCCGCTCCCCGCGTGGGCCCGGGGGATGACCGCCGGGCGCAAGGCCGGGATCGACGCCCGCCCCGCGAGCGGCGAATGGGCCGTGCTCACCGGTTCCTGGACGGCCGCCCGCCCCAGCGGCGAACAGCCCGTCGCCCGCGCGAGCGGCGAACACCCCGCATTCCGTCCGAGCGACGGGCAGCCCGCCGTGGGCCCCGCCGTGCCCATCGTGCGCCCCGAGCCCGCCGAGGACCCGCGGCTCACCGCGGCGTACGGCCTCCCGCGCGGCGCCGGCTCCCGGGAGACCGGCTCCGACGCACTCGCCGCGGGCCACGCGCGCGCCTACGCCCTCAGCCGCGCGGGCCGCCCCGAGGAGGCGCTCGCCGTGTACGCGGCCGTGGCCGACGGGCGCGCGCGGGAGCTCGGCCCGGACCACGCCGACACCCTCGCCGCGCGCCAGGAGACGGCGTACGAGCTGGGGCGGCTCGGACGCCACCAGGAAGCCCACGACACCTACCGCGCGGTGCTCGTCGCCCGCGAGCGGACCACGGGCCCGCTCCACCCCGACACCCTGCGCTGCCGCCACAACCTGGCCTGCGCCCTCGGTGCGCTGGGCCGGTTCGCCGACGCCCACGCCACCGCCGCCGCGGTCGCCGCCGACCGGGCCGCCGTCCTGGGCCCCGAGCACGCGGACACCCTGCTGACCCGGTACGAGGCGGCGTACGCGCTCGGCCGCCTGGAGCGCTGGCAGGAGGCACTGGCCGGCTTCCGCGAGGTCGCCGCCGTACGGGAACGGGTGCTCGGCCGCGACCACCCCGACACCCTGGCCGCCCGCTACGAGGTCGGCATCGCGCTCGGCCGCACCGGGAGCAGCGCCCGGGCCCTCGACCTGTTCCGGGCCCTGGTCCGCGACCGCACCCGCGCCTACGGGGCCGCCGACCCCGAGACCCTGCGCGCCCGGCACGTCCTCGGGGTCAACCTGGGCCGCCTGGAACGCTGGGAGGAGGCGGTGGCCGAGGCCCGGCAGGTGGGCGCCGTACGGGCCGAGGTGCTCGGCGCCGAGCACCCGGACACCCTGGTCAGCCGCCGGGAACTCGCCGTCGGGCTCGGCCGGCTGGGCCGCTGGGAGGAGGCCCTGCCCATCTACCGGGACCTCTCGGGCATCCGCGAGCGGTCCCTGGGCGACGAGCATCCCGACACGGCGCTGGCCCACGCCGACGAAGCCCACTGTCTGGAGCGGCTCGGCCAGGTGTGTTACCAAGAGCCATGA
- a CDS encoding oxygenase MpaB family protein encodes MMWIAGVRALYLQALHPRAVRGVMQNSDFRRDAWGRLLRTADFVGTLTYGTSEAAERAGGRVRAIHRALSATDPDTGEPFPVDDPELLLWIHCAQIDSFLHVLRRSGVRLTAAQADRYVDENRVNARLVGLDPAGVPADTAGLAAYFERIRPELAAGPDAHSVDDFLRGPPVPALLVPGRNLLWRPLAGLAYGSLPGWAHQLYGRPAPAPRSTTRRLRLTGRVLRSIPAGLRWKLPPGHILKAMRRMGPGSRPSPYTLRTSAAILDRPGRA; translated from the coding sequence ATGATGTGGATCGCCGGCGTCCGGGCGCTCTACCTCCAGGCGCTCCACCCGCGCGCCGTCCGCGGCGTCATGCAGAATTCCGACTTCCGCCGGGACGCCTGGGGCCGGCTGCTGCGCACCGCCGATTTCGTCGGCACCCTCACCTACGGCACCAGCGAGGCCGCCGAACGCGCCGGCGGCAGGGTCCGGGCGATCCACCGCGCGCTCTCAGCCACCGATCCGGACACCGGCGAACCCTTCCCCGTCGACGACCCCGAGCTGCTGCTGTGGATCCACTGCGCGCAGATAGACAGCTTCCTGCACGTCCTGCGCCGCTCCGGCGTCCGCCTCACCGCCGCCCAGGCCGACCGCTACGTCGACGAGAACCGCGTCAACGCCCGCCTCGTCGGCCTCGATCCGGCCGGCGTCCCCGCCGACACCGCCGGGCTCGCCGCCTACTTCGAGCGGATCCGCCCGGAGCTCGCCGCCGGCCCCGACGCGCACTCCGTGGACGACTTCCTGCGAGGCCCGCCCGTCCCTGCCCTCCTCGTGCCTGGCCGAAACCTGCTGTGGCGCCCGCTCGCCGGCCTCGCGTACGGTTCCCTCCCCGGCTGGGCGCACCAGCTGTACGGGCGACCCGCACCGGCGCCGCGCAGCACCACCCGGCGCCTGCGCCTCACCGGACGCGTGTTGCGCAGCATTCCCGCAGGTCTGCGCTGGAAGCTGCCTCCAGGTCACATCTTGAAAGCGATGCGTCGCATGGGCCCCGGGAGCCGCCCCTCGCCGTACACACTGCGTACATCAGCGGCCATACTGGACCGGCCGGGGAGGGCGTAA
- a CDS encoding phytoene desaturase family protein has translation MTTFGRDVYDDVIVGGGHNGLVAAAYLARAGRSVLVLERLGNTGGAAISSRPFAGVDARLSRYSYLVSLLPAKIVRDLDLRFAVRRRTISSYTPVERDGRPGGLLVGGGEERTRDSFARLTGSDREYESWRAFYGTTGQVARKVFPTLTEPLPTRAELRARIDDEAAWRMLFEEPLGQAVERHFTDDLVRGVVLTDGLIGTFADAHDPSLAQNRCFLYHVIGGGTGDWDVPVGGMGALTDALAAAARDAGAEIATGHEVLRIDTDGTAPAEVVFRTVTGEGQVVGRTVLVNASPRALAELLGEAPPQEAPEGAQLKVNMLLRRLPRLRDTAVDPREAFGGTFHIAEGYAELARAHAEAAAGELPSVPPSEIYCHSLTDPTILGPELVEQGYQTLTLFGLHTPARLFGHDNHQAREVLLTATLAQLDAHLAEPLTDCLAFDADGRPCIEAKTPLDLERELGLPGGHIFHRDLSWPFAESGGSGRWGVETAHRNVLLCGAGAVRGGGVSGVPGHNAAMAVLGH, from the coding sequence ATGACGACCTTCGGGCGGGACGTGTACGACGACGTGATCGTGGGCGGCGGGCACAACGGCCTCGTGGCCGCCGCGTACCTGGCGCGGGCGGGCAGATCGGTCCTCGTCCTGGAGCGGCTCGGGAACACGGGCGGGGCCGCGATCTCCAGCCGCCCCTTCGCGGGCGTCGACGCCCGCCTCTCCCGGTACTCGTACCTCGTCTCACTGCTCCCGGCGAAGATCGTGCGCGACCTGGACCTGCGGTTCGCGGTGCGCCGGCGGACGATCTCCTCGTACACGCCCGTCGAACGCGACGGCCGGCCCGGCGGACTGCTCGTCGGCGGCGGCGAGGAGCGCACCCGGGACTCCTTCGCCCGGCTGACCGGCTCGGACCGCGAGTACGAGAGCTGGCGCGCCTTCTACGGGACCACCGGGCAGGTCGCCCGGAAGGTGTTCCCCACGCTGACCGAGCCGTTGCCCACCCGGGCCGAGCTGCGGGCCCGGATCGACGACGAGGCCGCGTGGCGGATGCTGTTCGAGGAGCCGCTCGGGCAGGCGGTGGAGCGGCACTTCACGGACGACCTGGTCCGCGGGGTGGTCCTCACGGACGGGCTGATCGGCACCTTCGCGGACGCGCACGACCCCTCCTTGGCACAGAACCGCTGCTTCCTCTACCACGTCATCGGCGGCGGGACCGGGGACTGGGACGTCCCGGTCGGCGGCATGGGCGCCCTGACGGACGCCCTCGCGGCCGCCGCGCGGGACGCCGGGGCGGAGATCGCCACCGGCCACGAGGTGCTGCGGATCGACACGGACGGGACCGCTCCGGCCGAGGTGGTGTTCCGTACCGTCACGGGGGAGGGCCAGGTCGTCGGCCGCACGGTGCTGGTGAACGCCTCGCCGCGGGCACTGGCCGAACTCCTCGGCGAGGCACCGCCGCAGGAGGCGCCCGAGGGCGCCCAGCTCAAGGTCAACATGCTGCTGCGCCGGCTGCCCCGGCTACGGGACACCGCAGTGGACCCGCGCGAGGCCTTCGGCGGCACCTTCCACATCGCCGAGGGGTACGCCGAGCTTGCCCGGGCCCACGCGGAGGCCGCCGCCGGAGAACTGCCGTCCGTACCGCCCTCGGAGATCTACTGCCACTCGCTGACCGATCCGACGATCCTCGGGCCGGAGCTGGTGGAGCAGGGCTACCAGACGCTCACCCTCTTCGGCCTGCACACCCCGGCCCGGCTGTTCGGACACGACAACCACCAGGCCCGCGAGGTACTCCTGACCGCCACCCTCGCGCAGCTCGACGCACACCTGGCCGAGCCGCTCACCGACTGCCTCGCCTTCGACGCGGATGGCCGCCCGTGCATCGAGGCGAAGACCCCGCTGGACCTGGAACGCGAACTGGGCCTGCCCGGCGGGCACATCTTCCACCGCGACCTGTCCTGGCCCTTCGCCGAATCGGGCGGGAGCGGGCGGTGGGGCGTGGAGACCGCCCACCGCAACGTCCTGCTGTGCGGCGCGGGGGCGGTCCGGGGCGGCGGGGTCAGCGGGGTCCCCGGGCACAACGCGGCGATGGCGGTGCTCGGGCACTAG